From a region of the Lactuca sativa cultivar Salinas chromosome 4, Lsat_Salinas_v11, whole genome shotgun sequence genome:
- the LOC111904992 gene encoding uncharacterized protein LOC111904992 isoform X2, with translation MDQPQRKKRSVTLIRGNPRNKVDLEIEFDELGQNIGATQSQFSNYCGVMVRTRISILILRWDEVPKAEVDELWLNIKKHWNIEDDSHKKQVLKICNQAWKAYKSRLVTEYLKKGRNPVPEYPYLDEPTWNAFVQLKTSPSFQEISSKATETARLNKYPPRIGPRGYRGMKPQWEKEMESGNSTEFHNIRSERARNFILARLKRDPTGMYSLPTNLYPLASDLIEKDTQLSHGDWFPGPGEDVLTEVLGPEHPGRTRAVGHNVGLRQSMPRVDKKKRKSHDKNTFEDMKEKMRIEVEAMMEAKMEAKIEEMNAQIEEMKTYMHRFLSKNEGRHITSPVLKKNSVVSTVSDELDGIKTPTACELMIPYGAMNQKCAKGMVFPYGNGQIHSVPLNANHLKVSIDKIYDQYDCIPLPVSTEEASKLYDVLHGIVQWPRNAIKIIQIKLNVEQDKRCSSLPVATDPQPRITKSVPAISKGVVKKTKPAKESLIPHTSNNQVELEKMPLVMRRMYKRLMNREAPGDAIYVEAEPGILGAQKIETYIYPEEILRLLNKQWLDISVITWFQIMLHSMLETHGGNKVNKCAFISPSEIQATICESNGEGVVSYIVDAMRVHEDKEFFVAPYWQGLHWTLLVICPNKGTGYILDSLKNSNEKAVENYIVVKYVEEAVASLKEDIETTHPMNWTLVECNQQPSGWECGFYVMRWMFEFVLTRQYEFPNKSNWNDKNPFPDWVLNEIIVMWSSRFESKYLSQVPL, from the exons ATGGATCAACCACAAAGGAAAAAAAGAAGTGTGACACTGATAAGGGGAAACCCGAGAAACAAAGTGGATTTGGAAATTGAATTTGATGAGCTAGGCCAAAATATCGGAGCTACCCAATCTCAGTTTAGCAATTATTGTGGAGTCATGGTAAGGACGAGGATTTCTATCCTCATATTGCGTTGGGATGAAGTTCCTAAGGCTGAAGTTGATGAACTGTGGTTAAACATTAAG AAACATTGGAATATAGAAGATGATAGCCACAAAAAACAGGTACTAAAAATTTGCAATCAGGCATGGAAGGCTTACAAGAGCAGGCTTGTTACCGAATACCTAAAGAAGGGTAGAAATCCAGTACCTGAATATCCATACCTGGATGAGCCTACATGGAACGCTTTTGTTCAACTCAAAACATCACCGAGCTTCCAG GAAATAAGCAGCAAAGCTACAGAGACTGCAAGGTTGAATAAGTATCCACCACGGATAGGCCCACGTGGTTATCGTGGTATGAAACCTCAATGGGAAAAGGAGATGGAGTCTGGTAATTCAACAGAGTTCCATAATATAAGAAGTGAACGTGCAAGGAATTTTATCCTTGCTAGGTTAAAACGTGATCCCACAGGGATGTACTCGTTACCTACTAATCTCTACCCCTTGGCATCTGACTTG ATTGAAAAAGATACCCAATTATCTCATGGAGATTGGTTTCCTGGACCTGGAGAAGATGTGCTTACAGAGGTGTTAGGACCCGAGCATCCAGGTCGTACGAGGGCTGTTGGGCACAATGTTGGCTTGAGACAATCCATGCCTAGGGTTGATAAGAAAAAAAGGAAGAGCCATGATAAAAATACCTTTGAAGATATGAAGGAGAAGATGAGGATCGAGGTAGAGGCTATGATGGAGGCCAAAATGGAAGCCAAGATAGAAGAGATGAATGCTCAGATTGAAGAGATGAAAACATATATGCATCGGTTTCTCTCAAAAAATGAAGGCAGACACATTACCAGTCCGGTGTTGAAGAAAAATAGTGTCGTCTCTACTGTATCAGATGAGTTGGATGGGATAAAG ACTCCTACTGCTTGCGAGTTAATGATACCATACGGTGCGATGAACCAGAAATGTGCAAAAGGGATGGTCTTTCCATATGGGAATGGACAAATACATTCAGTTCCTTTAAATGCAAATCATTTGAAGGTATCCATAGACAAGATCTATGATCAATATGATTGTATCCCTCTTCCTGTCTCGACCGAAGAAGCGAGTAAGCTGTATGATGTGCTTCATGGTATAGTTCAGTGGCCAAGGAATGCAATTAAGATCATTCAG ATCAAGCTAAATGTTGAACAAGATAAAAGATGTTCCTCTCTACCGGTAGCTACCGACCCG CAACCTCGCATAACCAAGAGTGTGCCAGCAATCTCAAAGGGTGTTGTGAAGAAGACCAAGCCAGCAAAGGAAAGTTTGATACCACATACTTCTAATAATCAAGTCGAGCTAGAAAAAATGCCCCTGGTCATGAGAAGAATGTATAAACGTTTGATGAATCGTGAAGCTCCTGGTGATGCGATTTATGTTGAAGCCGAACCAGGGATCCTTGGAGCTCAGAAAATTGAAACATACATTTACCCCGAGGAGATTTTACGCCTGTTGAATAAACAATGGCTTGATATTAGTGTCATAACTTGGTTTCAAAT CATGTTACATTCAATGCTTGAAACACATGGTGGGAATAAAGTGAACAAATGTGCTTTCATTTCCCCGAGTGAGATTCAGGCAACGATATGCGAGTCAAATGGTGAGGGTGTTGTAAGTTACATTGTCGATGCAATGCGCGTCCATGAAGACAAAGAGTTTTTTGTCGCACCCTATTGGCAAGG ATTACATTGGACGCTGCTAGTAATCTGCCCTAACAAAGGCACAGGGTATATCTTGGATTCCCTAAAAAATTCGAATGAAAAGGCCGTGGAGAACTACATAGTCGTGAAATATGTCGAAGA GGCTGTTGCAAGTCTTAAGGAAGATATCGAGACAACACATCCAATGAATTGGACACTTGTTGAG TGCAACCAACAACCATCAGGTTGGGAGTGCGGTTTTTATGTCATGAGATGGATGTTTGAGTTCGTGTTGACTCGACAATATGAATTCCCAAACAAA AGCAACTGGAACGATAAAAATCCGTTTCCGGATTGGGTGTTAAATGAAATCATCGTTATGTGGAGTTCAAGGTTCGAGAGTAAGTATTTGAGTCAAGTTCCCCTTTGA
- the LOC111904992 gene encoding uncharacterized protein LOC111904992 isoform X1 yields MDQPQRKKRSVTLIRGNPRNKVDLEIEFDELGQNIGATQSQFSNYCGVMVRTRISILILRWDEVPKAEVDELWLNIKKHWNIEDDSHKKQVLKICNQAWKAYKSRLVTEYLKKGRNPVPEYPYLDEPTWNAFVQLKTSPSFQEISSKATETARLNKYPPRIGPRGYRGMKPQWEKEMESGNSTEFHNIRSERARNFILARLKRDPTGMYSLPTNLYPLASDLIEKDTQLSHGDWFPGPGEDVLTEVLGPEHPGRTRAVGHNVGLRQSMPRVDKKKRKSHDKNTFEDMKEKMRIEVEAMMEAKMEAKIEEMNAQIEEMKTYMHRFLSKNEGRHITSPVLKKNSVVSTVSDELDGIKTPTACELMIPYGAMNQKCAKGMVFPYGNGQIHSVPLNANHLKVSIDKIYDQYDCIPLPVSTEEASKLYDVLHGIVQWPRNAIKIIQPSQIKLNVEQDKRCSSLPVATDPQPRITKSVPAISKGVVKKTKPAKESLIPHTSNNQVELEKMPLVMRRMYKRLMNREAPGDAIYVEAEPGILGAQKIETYIYPEEILRLLNKQWLDISVITWFQIMLHSMLETHGGNKVNKCAFISPSEIQATICESNGEGVVSYIVDAMRVHEDKEFFVAPYWQGLHWTLLVICPNKGTGYILDSLKNSNEKAVENYIVVKYVEEAVASLKEDIETTHPMNWTLVECNQQPSGWECGFYVMRWMFEFVLTRQYEFPNKSNWNDKNPFPDWVLNEIIVMWSSRFESKYLSQVPL; encoded by the exons ATGGATCAACCACAAAGGAAAAAAAGAAGTGTGACACTGATAAGGGGAAACCCGAGAAACAAAGTGGATTTGGAAATTGAATTTGATGAGCTAGGCCAAAATATCGGAGCTACCCAATCTCAGTTTAGCAATTATTGTGGAGTCATGGTAAGGACGAGGATTTCTATCCTCATATTGCGTTGGGATGAAGTTCCTAAGGCTGAAGTTGATGAACTGTGGTTAAACATTAAG AAACATTGGAATATAGAAGATGATAGCCACAAAAAACAGGTACTAAAAATTTGCAATCAGGCATGGAAGGCTTACAAGAGCAGGCTTGTTACCGAATACCTAAAGAAGGGTAGAAATCCAGTACCTGAATATCCATACCTGGATGAGCCTACATGGAACGCTTTTGTTCAACTCAAAACATCACCGAGCTTCCAG GAAATAAGCAGCAAAGCTACAGAGACTGCAAGGTTGAATAAGTATCCACCACGGATAGGCCCACGTGGTTATCGTGGTATGAAACCTCAATGGGAAAAGGAGATGGAGTCTGGTAATTCAACAGAGTTCCATAATATAAGAAGTGAACGTGCAAGGAATTTTATCCTTGCTAGGTTAAAACGTGATCCCACAGGGATGTACTCGTTACCTACTAATCTCTACCCCTTGGCATCTGACTTG ATTGAAAAAGATACCCAATTATCTCATGGAGATTGGTTTCCTGGACCTGGAGAAGATGTGCTTACAGAGGTGTTAGGACCCGAGCATCCAGGTCGTACGAGGGCTGTTGGGCACAATGTTGGCTTGAGACAATCCATGCCTAGGGTTGATAAGAAAAAAAGGAAGAGCCATGATAAAAATACCTTTGAAGATATGAAGGAGAAGATGAGGATCGAGGTAGAGGCTATGATGGAGGCCAAAATGGAAGCCAAGATAGAAGAGATGAATGCTCAGATTGAAGAGATGAAAACATATATGCATCGGTTTCTCTCAAAAAATGAAGGCAGACACATTACCAGTCCGGTGTTGAAGAAAAATAGTGTCGTCTCTACTGTATCAGATGAGTTGGATGGGATAAAG ACTCCTACTGCTTGCGAGTTAATGATACCATACGGTGCGATGAACCAGAAATGTGCAAAAGGGATGGTCTTTCCATATGGGAATGGACAAATACATTCAGTTCCTTTAAATGCAAATCATTTGAAGGTATCCATAGACAAGATCTATGATCAATATGATTGTATCCCTCTTCCTGTCTCGACCGAAGAAGCGAGTAAGCTGTATGATGTGCTTCATGGTATAGTTCAGTGGCCAAGGAATGCAATTAAGATCATTCAG CCCTCACAGATCAAGCTAAATGTTGAACAAGATAAAAGATGTTCCTCTCTACCGGTAGCTACCGACCCG CAACCTCGCATAACCAAGAGTGTGCCAGCAATCTCAAAGGGTGTTGTGAAGAAGACCAAGCCAGCAAAGGAAAGTTTGATACCACATACTTCTAATAATCAAGTCGAGCTAGAAAAAATGCCCCTGGTCATGAGAAGAATGTATAAACGTTTGATGAATCGTGAAGCTCCTGGTGATGCGATTTATGTTGAAGCCGAACCAGGGATCCTTGGAGCTCAGAAAATTGAAACATACATTTACCCCGAGGAGATTTTACGCCTGTTGAATAAACAATGGCTTGATATTAGTGTCATAACTTGGTTTCAAAT CATGTTACATTCAATGCTTGAAACACATGGTGGGAATAAAGTGAACAAATGTGCTTTCATTTCCCCGAGTGAGATTCAGGCAACGATATGCGAGTCAAATGGTGAGGGTGTTGTAAGTTACATTGTCGATGCAATGCGCGTCCATGAAGACAAAGAGTTTTTTGTCGCACCCTATTGGCAAGG ATTACATTGGACGCTGCTAGTAATCTGCCCTAACAAAGGCACAGGGTATATCTTGGATTCCCTAAAAAATTCGAATGAAAAGGCCGTGGAGAACTACATAGTCGTGAAATATGTCGAAGA GGCTGTTGCAAGTCTTAAGGAAGATATCGAGACAACACATCCAATGAATTGGACACTTGTTGAG TGCAACCAACAACCATCAGGTTGGGAGTGCGGTTTTTATGTCATGAGATGGATGTTTGAGTTCGTGTTGACTCGACAATATGAATTCCCAAACAAA AGCAACTGGAACGATAAAAATCCGTTTCCGGATTGGGTGTTAAATGAAATCATCGTTATGTGGAGTTCAAGGTTCGAGAGTAAGTATTTGAGTCAAGTTCCCCTTTGA
- the LOC128133514 gene encoding extensin-3-like, which produces MTTSRHYHHLPPITTTRLYQTSPPPPPTHPPTTCLHHISPPPTTTTTTYHHHYRPPITTHLHRPSPPLDSSPTKATIHHHHHLLPTTNLHHSPPITTTRHHHPTHHTPKQPPPTIHHHHTPPPLITITLLHHHPSIIDITTHHPLKPLPPLHATTTHQPPLPPTIPPPTTTTHHHYTPPSPPPPS; this is translated from the coding sequence ATGACCACCAGCCGCCATTACCACcacctaccacccatcaccaccacccgcctcTACCAAACATCACCACCAcccccacccacccacccacccaccaccTGCCTCCACCATATATCACCACCACCCACTAcgaccaccaccacctaccaccatcACTACCGACCACCAATCACCACCCACCTCCATCGCCCATCACCACCACTAGACTCATCACCCACCAAAGctaccatacaccaccaccaccacctactaCCCACCACTAACCTACACCACTCACCACCTATCACTACTACCCGCCACCATCACCCCACCCATCATACACCGAaacaaccaccacccaccatccATCACCACCACACACCTCCACCACTCATCACTATAactctcctccaccaccacccatcaatCATTGATATCACCACCCATCACCCATTGAAACCACTACCACCACTACATGcaaccaccacccaccaaccACCACTACCACCCACTATACCTccacccaccaccactacccACCATCATTACACGCCACCATCACCCCCACCACCATCTTAG
- the LOC111904991 gene encoding uncharacterized protein LOC111904991: MSGYTRWSRHGELLIDNDITAPECSHDEADGHLDSESCDGLDDMLHDLEDNVAEKDHQKFQQLFEDSEKPLYVGCTKFTKLSAVLKLLNLKANNGWSDKSFTSLLEILHEMLPEQNELPISLYQAKKLVCPMGLEIERIHACPNDCILYRNEYADLHECVTCGTSRYKRESETEKNSDVTKNGPPAKLLWYFPIIPRLKRLFTNAKEAKLLRWHAEDRTIDENMRHVADSPQWRNIDSNFEEFGKEIRNIRFGLSSDGINPFGSMSSRHSTWPVLLCIYNLPPWLCMKRKYIMMTLLIQGPKQPGNDIDVYLAPLIDDMKELWNSGVEVYDAYMKENFQLRAMIYCTISDFPAYGNLSGYTTKGGKACPICEDDTCSLWLTNCKKNVFMGHRRSLPVKHVYRTQKHLFDGKIEDRVTRPPMKGEDVLSRVNDLNTVFGKCCKKPPKNIWKKRSIFWELPYWKHLEVRHCLDPMHIGKNVFESLIGLLLNIPWKTKDGINVREDLVEMGIRPELAPVKNDGKRTYLPPTCYTMSKAEKTKFCKCLHGVKVPSGYSANIKKLVSMKELKLIGMKSHDCHVLLTHMIPIAIRGIMPDGVRHAITKLCLFFNMIHSKVINPEVLDSWQRDIIITLCQLEIYFPPSFFDIMVHLISHLVREIKACGPIFLRHMYPFERYMGFLKGYVRNRHRPEGSIVEGYATEEVIEFCTSYLKGVKSIGVPHSRHEGRLEGVGTIGLKMVVPDRNSFHIAHFTVLQHMTVVAPYINEHKLLLKANNKNKNDRWLTTEHNKTFSQWLKDKVKQSYGGENMDPLVVELGNGPQHVVATYQGYDINGYTFYTKKQDDKTTHQNSGVTLIASSTEFYSTNHETRSRIAKNSYYGVIQEIWELNYNSFAIAMLKCKWVDNRQGVKIDNDGFTLVDLSTDGYASEPFILAKQATQVFFVEDPKDSTWQIVLHGKRRIVGIENVVDEEEYNQFDELPPFSIGIPSTDVDIDDTAYLRSDHNEGLWIAKKRKRKARK; the protein is encoded by the exons ATGAGTGGGTACACACGATGGTCACGACATGGTGAACTGTTAATTGATAATGATATAACTGCTCCAGAGTGTAGTCATGATGAGGCTGATGGTCATTTGGATAGTGAGAGTTGTGATGGTTTAGATGACATGTTGCATGATCTGGAGGATAATGTTGCAGAAAAAGATCATCAAAAATTCCAACAGTTGTTTGAAGACTCTGAAAAACCATTGTATGTTGGATGTACAAAATTTACCAAACTTTCAGCCGTGCTAAAGTTGCTTAACTTAAAAGCAAACAATGGTTGGAGTGATAAGAGTTTCACAAGCCTATTAGAGATATTGCATGAAATGCTTCCCGAACAAAATGAGTTACCTATTTCATTATATCAAGCGAAGAAACTGGTGTGCCCAATGGGCTTGGAAATTGAAAGAATACATGCATGTCCAAACGATTGTATCCTTTATAGAAACGAGTACGCTGACCTACATGAATGTGTTACATGTGGAACATCACGGTATAAGCGAGAAAGCGAAACAGAAAAAAATAGTGATGTGACAAAGAATGGCCCCCCTGCAAAACTATTATGGTATTTTCCTATCATACCAAGACTTAAACGATTATTTACAAATGCCAAAGAAGCCAAACTATTGCGTTGGCATGCTGAAGATCGTACGATAGACGAAAATATGAGACATGTTGCTGATTCACCACAATGGAGGAATATTGATTCTAATTTTGAAGAATTTGGTAAGGAGATTAGAAATATAAGGTTTGGACTTAGTTCGGACGGAATTAATCCGTTCGGAAGCATGAGTAGTCGCCATAGCACATGGCCGGTTCTTCTATGCATCTACAATCTTCCACCTTGGTTATGCATGAAACGAAAATATATCATGATGACTTTGCTAATTCAAGGTCCAAAGCAACCTGGGAACGATATTGATGTGTATTTGGCTCCATTAATTGATGATATGAAGGAATTGTGGAACTCGGGCGTAGAAGTATATGATGCCTACATGAAGGAAAATTTCCAACTTCGAGCGATGATTTATTGCACCATAAGTGATTTTCCTGCATATGGAAACTTGTCAGGATATACTACAAAAGGAGGAAAGGCATGTCCTATTTGTGAAGATGACACATGCTCGTTATGGTTAACAAATTGTAAGAAGAATGTATTCATGGGTCATAGAAGGTCCCTTCCAGTAAAACATGTGTATCGTACACAAAAACATTTGTTCGATGGTAAAATTGAAGACAGAGTGACAAGACCACCAATGAAGGGAGAAGATGTATTATCACGAGTTAATGATTTGAACACTGtgtttggaaagtgttgtaaaaaACCCCCAAAAAATATTTGGAAGAAGAGGTCTATTTTTTGGGAGTTGCCATATTGGAAGCACCTGGAAGTCCGACATTGTCTTGATCCGATGCATATTGGGAAAAATGTTTTTGAAAGTTTGATAGGCTTGTTATTGAATATTCCTTGGAAAACGAAGGATGGTATCAATGTTCGGGAAGACTTGGTCGAAATGGGAATTCGGCCTGAACTTGCACCTGTTAAGAATGATGGAAAGCGTACGTATCTACCACCAACTTGTTATACCATGTCTAAGGCCGAGAAGACCAAATTTTGTAAATGTTTGCATGGGGTGAAAGTCCCATCCGGCTATTCTGCTAACATTAAAAAGTTGGTGTCGATGAAAGAGTTGAAATTGATTGGTATGAAGTCTCATGATTGTCATGTTCTGTTGACACATATGATTCCCATTGCAATTCGTGGAATAATGCCAGACGGTGTCCGACATGCAATCACAAAGCTCTGTTTATTTTTTAACATGATTCATTCGAAAGTGATTAACCCTGAGGTGTTAGATTCATGGCAACGTGATATTATCATCACTCTCTGCCAACTCGAGATATATTTTCCACCTTCCTTTTTTGATATCATGGTTCATCTAATATCCCATCTTGTAAGAGAAATTAAGGCTTGTGGTCCGATATTCTTACGACACATGTATCCATTCGAGAGATATATGGGTTTCTTAAAAGGGTATGTAAGGAACCGACATCGACCAGAAGGAAGTATTGTTGAAGGATATGCTACAGAAGAGGTAATTGAGTTTTGTACAAGCTATTTAAAAGGTGTGAAAAGTATAGGGGTTCCACATTCTCGACATGAGGGAAGACTTGAAGGTGTTGGGACAATTGGATTGAAGATGGTAGTTCCAGACAGAAACAGTTTCCACATTGCACATTTTACAGTCTTACAACACATGACAGTGGTTGCTCCATACATAAATGAGCACAAGTTACTGTTAAAagcaaataataaaaataagaatgATAGATGGTTGACCACTGAGCATAATAAAACTTTTTCACAATGGTTGAAAGACAAGGTGAAACAAAGTTATGGCGGAGAAAACATGGATCCGTTAGTAGTGGAGTTGGGGAACGGCCCACAACATGTTGTTGCAACATACCAAGGCTACGACATTAATGGGTATACATTTTATACTAAGAAGCAAGATGATAAAACTACGCATCAAAATAGCGGGGTTACGCTAATAGCATCATCGACAGAATTTTATAGCACAAATCATGAAACAAGGTCGAGGATCGCTAAAAATTCTTATTATGGTGTCATCCAAGAAATTTGGGAATTGAATTATAATTCCTTTGCTATAGCAATGTTGAAGTGTAAATGGGTCGACAATCGACAAGGTGTTAAAATTGACAACGACGGTTTCACACTTGTTGATCTTTCCACAGACGGTTATGCATCTGAACCATTCATCCTAGCAAAACAAGCTACCCAAGTATTCTTCGTGGAGGACCCAAAAGATTCGACATGGCAGATTGTCTTGCATGGTAAACGACGTATAGTTGGCATTGAAAATGTAGTGGACGAGGAAGAATACAATCAGTTTGATGAACTACCCCCATTTTCTATCGGTATCCCATCTACAGATGTCGATATTGATGATACTGCTTATTTAAGATCAGATCACAATGAAGGATTATGGATTgcaaaaaaacgcaaacggaaaGCAAGAAAG TAA
- the LOC128133513 gene encoding extensin-like, giving the protein MTTSRHYHHLPPITTTRLHHTSPPPPHLPTTCLHHLSPPPTTTTTTYHHHYRPPITTHLHRPSPPLDSSPTKTTIHHHHHILPTTNLHHPPPITTSRHHHPTHHTPKQPPPTTITNTHHPPSITTTRLHHSSP; this is encoded by the coding sequence ATGACCACCAGCCGCCACTACCACcacctaccacccatcaccaccacccgcctcCACCACACATCACCACCACCCCCCCACCTACCCACCACCTGCCTCCACCATCTATCACCACCACCCACTAcgaccaccaccacctaccaccatcACTACCGACCACCGATCACCACCCACCTCCATCGCCCATCGCCACCACTAGACTCATCACCCACCAAAActaccatacaccaccaccaccacatacTACCCACCACTAACCTACACCACCCACCACCTATCACTACTAGCCGCCACCACCACCCCACCCATCACACACCAAaacaaccaccacccaccaccattactaacacccaccacccaccatccATCACTACCACACGCCTCCACCACTCATCACCATAA